A genomic segment from Glycine max cultivar Williams 82 chromosome 1, Glycine_max_v4.0, whole genome shotgun sequence encodes:
- the LOC100811218 gene encoding uncharacterized protein yields the protein MHLFSLLISAPSSTLFRFSTSKDKHPYELFFSAGQSHFLVPGGIAFSTMALYGTTLSFNGISSTTKEFNILPCSFTSSFRKLHHVCLPSFTPNRLVLGKSFGRGDQLCLLPGHISKLQMGRLRLGVKSEDSESILSSDNIALDEQTLEEELQNAIAEENYAKAAEIRDTLKNLQKDSKTTVFGANSRFYESFRTGDLAAMQTLWAKSDEVCCVHPGLRGISGYNDVIESWNFVWANYEFPLKIKLQDIKVHARGDMGYVTCMEFVKTKGGRWGGQFVTNVFEKIDGQWFICIHHASPVDL from the exons ATGCACTTGTTCTCTCTGCTGATCTCTGCTCCTTCTTCCACTCTGTTTCGATTTTCCACTTCCAAG GATAAGCATCCTTATGAGTTATTTTTCTCGGCTGGTCAAAGCCATTTTTTAGTTCCTGGTGGAATAGCATTTTCAACTATGGCGCTCTATGGAACCACCTTATCCTTCAAT GGAATTTCTTCTACTACCAAGGAGTTTAATATCTTACCATGCTCATTCACCAGTAGCTTTCGGAAGCTACATCATGTTTGTCTACCTTCCTTTACTCCAAACAGATTAGTTTTGGGCAAAAGCTTTGGAAGAGGAGACCAACTGTGTCTTTTACCTGGTCATATTTCAAAGTTGCAAATGGGAAGATTGA GACTGGGAGTAAAAAGTGAAGACTCTGAGAGCATATTGAGTAGCGACAACATTGCATTGGATGAGCAGACATTGGAGGAGGAGCTACAGAATGCCATAGCTGAAGAGAATTATGCTAAGGCAGCAGAAATAAGGGATACTCTGAAAAACCTTCAGAAAGATAGCAAGACAACAGTGTTTGGAGCGAACAGCCGGTTTTACGAATCATTCAGGACTGGTGACCTTGCAGCCATGCAAACCCTGTGGGCAAAAAGCGATGAGGTATGCTGTGTCCACCCTGGTTTGAGAGGAATATCTGGTTACAATGATGTTATCGAGAGCTGGAATTTTGTATGGGCTAACTATGAATTTCCACTAAAAATTAAGCTACAAGACATTAAGGTTCATGCTAGAGGGGATATGGGGTATGTCACTTGCATGGAATTTGTAAAGACGAAAGGGGGCAGATGGGGAGGTCAATTTGTAACAAATGTGTTTGAGAAGATTGATGGACAGTGGTTTATTTGTATCCATCATGCTTCACCAGTAGACTTGTAA